One stretch of Muribaculum intestinale DNA includes these proteins:
- a CDS encoding rod shape-determining protein — protein sequence MGLFSFTKEIAIDLGTANTIIIHNDKIVIDEPSIVALDTKTGKLLAVGTEAQQMQGKEPEGIRTVRPLRKGVIADFNAAELMIRGLVKKVSTKSNWFSPSLRMVVGIPSGSTEVEIRAVRDSSEHADGRDVYMIYEPMAAALGIGLDVRAPEGNMIVDIGGGTSEIAVISLGGIVSNKSIQIAGDDFTDDIKEHMRRAHNIRVGERTAELIKINVGSALTELENPPEDYIVHGPNQMTALPMEVPVSYQEISHCIEKSISKIEAAVLSALEQTPSELYADIVRNGIWLAGGGALLRGLDKRLYDKIGIQFHIAEDPLLAVARGTGVALKNIDKFKFLIR from the coding sequence ATGGGTCTATTCTCATTCACAAAAGAAATAGCCATCGACCTCGGCACCGCCAACACCATCATCATTCACAATGACAAGATTGTGATTGACGAGCCGTCGATTGTGGCCCTCGACACCAAGACAGGAAAGCTGCTTGCCGTAGGCACAGAGGCCCAGCAGATGCAGGGCAAGGAGCCTGAAGGCATACGCACCGTACGCCCTCTGCGCAAAGGCGTTATCGCCGACTTCAACGCCGCCGAGCTGATGATCAGAGGTCTCGTAAAAAAGGTAAGCACCAAAAGCAACTGGTTCAGCCCGTCGCTCCGCATGGTTGTCGGCATCCCGTCAGGCTCCACTGAAGTCGAAATCCGTGCTGTGCGCGACTCATCGGAGCATGCCGACGGCCGCGACGTATATATGATATACGAGCCAATGGCTGCGGCCCTTGGTATCGGCCTTGACGTGCGTGCCCCGGAAGGCAACATGATTGTGGACATAGGCGGCGGTACATCTGAAATCGCCGTGATATCGCTCGGCGGAATCGTCAGCAACAAATCCATACAGATTGCCGGCGATGACTTTACCGACGACATCAAAGAGCACATGCGCCGCGCCCACAACATCCGTGTAGGCGAACGCACAGCCGAACTCATCAAGATTAATGTAGGCTCAGCTCTTACCGAGCTCGAAAATCCACCGGAAGACTACATCGTGCATGGCCCCAACCAGATGACAGCCCTCCCTATGGAGGTGCCTGTGAGCTATCAGGAGATTTCCCACTGTATCGAGAAGTCGATTTCAAAAATCGAGGCCGCCGTGCTCAGCGCTCTCGAGCAGACACCATCGGAGCTATATGCCGACATCGTGCGCAACGGCATCTGGCTTGCCGGCGGCGGCGCCCTGTTGCGCGGACTCGACAAGCGCCTTTACGACAAAATCGGAATCCAGTTCCACATCGCCGAGGATCCGCTGCTGGCTGTTGCCCGCGGCACAGGCGTGGCGCTGAAGAATATCGACAAATTCAAGTTCCTGATACGCTGA